A genome region from Thermomonospora amylolytica includes the following:
- a CDS encoding serine hydrolase: protein MPGGTRAGFVVFDRVTGRVTVSRDAHGTVRSASVVKVLIAVDFLERHRVVSAGDRGLLRGMLRSSDDRAATVLWNRGGRGAVVSRMVERIGLEDTAPPPASRPGYWGYTALSAADVVTVYRYVLERADARVRGFVLGEMRKATRCGRDGFDQYFGIPRAVPRPWAVKQGWSGFGLVPREPCRPAQGNAVRVRPAAVRAAPTLGVGRPVLHTTGTVGDGDRWIVAVWTLSPPGTPFATAASRITALTRQVHRAGTR, encoded by the coding sequence GTGCCTGGGGGGACTCGGGCGGGGTTCGTGGTGTTCGACCGGGTGACGGGGCGGGTGACCGTCAGCCGGGACGCGCATGGGACGGTGCGGTCGGCCTCGGTGGTGAAGGTGCTGATCGCCGTGGACTTCCTGGAGCGGCACCGGGTGGTTTCGGCGGGGGACAGGGGGCTGCTGCGGGGGATGCTGCGGTCCAGTGACGATCGGGCGGCGACCGTGTTGTGGAACCGGGGCGGGCGCGGGGCCGTCGTGTCGCGGATGGTGGAGCGGATCGGGCTGGAGGACACGGCGCCGCCGCCGGCGTCCAGGCCGGGGTACTGGGGGTACACGGCGCTCAGCGCGGCCGATGTGGTGACGGTCTACCGGTACGTGCTGGAGCGGGCCGACGCGCGGGTGCGGGGGTTCGTGCTGGGGGAGATGCGCAAGGCCACCCGGTGCGGCAGGGACGGGTTCGACCAGTACTTCGGGATTCCGCGGGCGGTGCCCAGGCCGTGGGCGGTCAAGCAGGGGTGGTCGGGGTTCGGGCTCGTTCCGCGGGAGCCCTGCCGTCCGGCGCAGGGCAACGCCGTGCGGGTGCGGCCGGCCGCCGTGCGGGCGGCGCCGACGCTCGGGGTGGGGCGGCCGGTGCTGCACACCACCGGGACGGTGGGGGACGGAGACCGCTGGATCGTGGCGGTGTGGACGCTGTCGCCGCCCGGGACCCCGTTCGCCACGGCGGCGTCGCGGATCACCGCGCTGACCCGGCAGGTGCACCGGGCGGGGACCCGCTGA
- a CDS encoding sugar ABC transporter substrate-binding protein, with amino-acid sequence MRKGFLGLAALTTAAALTLTACGDDSGGGDSGSGEAKGKVGVILPDTKSSVRWESFDRPYLEQAFKAAGVQYDIQNAEGSTQRFQTIADQMLTSGVTVLMITGLDSNSAAAVTRKAQQQGVQTIDYDRLTLGGVSSYYVSFDNVKVGEELGKGLQKCLGDKQANIVYLNGSPTDNNATLFAQGAHSVLDKVPTYKKVAEQAVPNWDNQRAATIFEQMWTQQNGEIDGVLAANDGLGNAAVSILKKNKAAGKVPVTGQDATLQGLQNVLDGSQCMTVYKPIKQEADAAAKLAISLLKGEKPQTNGTTKDTQASRDVPSVLLTPIGVYKENVKQVVDDGFVKKEELCAGAYADKCKEAGIQ; translated from the coding sequence ATGCGCAAGGGCTTCCTGGGTCTGGCCGCCCTCACCACGGCCGCCGCGCTCACCCTCACCGCCTGTGGCGACGACTCCGGCGGGGGCGACTCCGGCTCCGGCGAGGCCAAGGGCAAGGTCGGCGTGATCCTCCCCGACACCAAGTCCTCGGTCCGCTGGGAGAGCTTCGACCGGCCCTACCTGGAGCAGGCGTTCAAGGCCGCCGGCGTGCAGTACGACATCCAGAACGCCGAGGGCTCCACCCAGCGGTTCCAGACCATCGCCGACCAGATGCTCACCAGCGGCGTCACCGTGCTGATGATCACCGGCCTGGACTCCAACTCGGCGGCCGCGGTGACCCGCAAGGCCCAGCAGCAGGGCGTGCAGACCATCGACTACGACCGGCTGACCCTGGGCGGCGTGTCGAGCTACTACGTCTCGTTCGACAACGTCAAGGTCGGCGAGGAGCTCGGCAAGGGCCTGCAGAAGTGCCTGGGCGACAAGCAGGCCAACATCGTCTACCTGAACGGCTCCCCCACCGACAACAACGCCACCCTGTTCGCGCAGGGCGCCCACTCGGTGCTCGACAAGGTGCCCACCTACAAGAAGGTCGCCGAGCAGGCGGTCCCCAACTGGGACAACCAGCGCGCCGCCACCATCTTCGAGCAGATGTGGACCCAGCAGAACGGCGAGATCGACGGCGTGCTGGCCGCCAACGACGGCCTGGGCAACGCGGCGGTGTCCATCCTGAAGAAGAACAAGGCCGCCGGGAAGGTCCCCGTCACCGGCCAGGACGCCACCCTGCAGGGCCTGCAGAACGTGCTGGACGGCAGCCAGTGCATGACCGTCTACAAGCCCATCAAGCAGGAGGCCGACGCCGCGGCCAAGCTGGCGATCTCGCTGCTGAAGGGCGAGAAGCCGCAGACCAACGGCACCACCAAGGACACCCAGGCGAGCCGTGACGTGCCCTCGGTCCTGCTGACCCCGATCGGGGTCTACAAGGAGAACGTCAAGC